One Bradyrhizobium sp. CCGB12 genomic window carries:
- the hrpB gene encoding ATP-dependent helicase HrpB: MPRSFDTPLPIDAVLDDLSRTLEAHNAAVLVAPPGAGKTTRVPLALLDAPWAKGKKIIVLEPRRIAARASADRMAKSLGERAGDTVGYRVRFGSKISRATRIEVVTEGIFTRQILDDPELSGVAAILFDEFHERSLDADMGLALARDAQTGLREDLRILVMSATLDGARVARLLGEAPVVESEGRAFPVETRYLGRKADAPVERQMADAIASALRADSGSVLAFLPGAAEIRRTQNFLTERVQDASIEIVPLFGALDAAVQDRAIAPAPKGTRKVVLATSIAETSLTIEGVRIVVDSGLARVPRYEPDIGLTRLETVRAARAAVDQRRGRAGRTEPGVCYRLWDEPQTASLAPYTQPEILSADLSSLVLDLAQWGVTDPAALSFLDPPPQPAWKEAKSLLSELNALDGDGRITAEGKSLRALALPPRLARMIVDSHRAGEGEAAAEIAAIITERGLGGDSVDLEHRRDQFRRDRSPRASSARDLARRWASQVAASEKAGPQEDLSTGLMLAYAFPDRVARNRGNGSFVLANGRGASVEQASSLARAPYIAIGEMTGTAASGRILLAAQITQDEIERHFAEHIESADEISFDRGAMALRARRKRVLHAITLSEATLAVSPSEDTARVFADGLIAAGLDRLPWSKAAKQWRDRVMFLRKAEGDSWPDLSDDGLIARRDDWLVPALYDKIALKDVSAGDLSDALMALLPWEMRARLDREAPTHFEAPTGSVLAIDYEAEQGPTIAVRLQELFGLNTHPSIAAGKVPLVLELLSPAQRPVQVTRDLPGFWRGSYAAVRSDLRGRYPRHPWPDDPANALPTRRAKPRGT, from the coding sequence TTGCCCCGCAGCTTCGACACGCCCCTTCCGATCGATGCCGTGCTCGACGATCTCTCGCGCACGCTGGAGGCGCACAACGCGGCCGTGCTGGTGGCCCCTCCCGGCGCCGGCAAGACCACGCGCGTGCCGCTGGCGCTCCTCGATGCGCCCTGGGCCAAGGGCAAGAAGATCATCGTGCTGGAGCCGCGCCGCATCGCCGCGCGCGCCAGCGCCGATCGCATGGCCAAATCGCTTGGGGAGCGCGCTGGAGACACCGTCGGCTATCGCGTCCGCTTCGGCTCCAAGATCTCGCGCGCCACGCGCATTGAAGTGGTGACAGAGGGGATCTTCACCCGCCAGATCCTCGACGATCCCGAGCTTTCGGGCGTCGCCGCCATCCTGTTCGACGAATTCCACGAGCGCTCGCTCGATGCCGACATGGGTCTGGCACTGGCACGTGACGCGCAAACCGGCCTGCGCGAAGACTTACGCATCCTCGTGATGTCGGCGACGCTCGACGGCGCGCGCGTGGCAAGACTGCTCGGCGAGGCGCCCGTCGTCGAAAGCGAGGGCCGCGCCTTTCCGGTCGAGACGCGTTATCTCGGCCGCAAGGCCGATGCGCCGGTGGAGCGGCAGATGGCCGATGCGATCGCATCCGCGCTTCGCGCCGACAGCGGCTCGGTGCTGGCGTTTCTGCCGGGCGCCGCCGAGATACGCCGTACCCAGAATTTTCTGACCGAGCGCGTGCAGGATGCCTCCATCGAGATCGTGCCGCTGTTCGGCGCGCTCGATGCCGCCGTGCAGGACCGCGCCATCGCCCCGGCGCCAAAGGGCACGCGCAAGGTGGTTCTGGCGACCTCGATCGCCGAGACCTCGCTCACCATCGAAGGCGTGCGCATCGTGGTCGATTCCGGTCTCGCCCGTGTGCCGCGTTATGAGCCCGACATCGGGCTGACCCGGCTCGAGACCGTGCGCGCCGCGCGCGCGGCGGTGGACCAGCGCCGCGGCCGCGCCGGGCGCACCGAGCCTGGCGTCTGCTATCGGCTCTGGGACGAGCCGCAGACCGCTTCGCTTGCGCCTTACACCCAGCCGGAAATCCTCAGCGCCGACCTGTCGTCGCTGGTGCTCGATCTCGCGCAATGGGGCGTCACTGACCCCGCAGCGCTGTCGTTTCTCGATCCGCCGCCGCAGCCGGCCTGGAAGGAAGCAAAAAGCCTACTCTCCGAACTCAACGCGCTCGATGGCGACGGCCGCATCACCGCGGAGGGCAAGAGCCTGCGCGCGCTGGCGCTGCCGCCGCGGCTGGCGCGCATGATCGTGGATTCGCATCGTGCCGGCGAGGGCGAGGCCGCCGCCGAGATTGCGGCCATCATCACCGAGCGCGGGCTTGGCGGTGACAGCGTCGATCTCGAGCACCGCCGCGACCAGTTCCGCCGCGATCGCTCGCCGCGTGCGTCGAGCGCGCGCGATCTGGCGCGACGCTGGGCTTCGCAGGTGGCGGCATCCGAGAAGGCGGGGCCGCAGGAGGATCTCTCGACCGGCCTGATGCTCGCCTATGCCTTCCCGGACCGCGTCGCGCGCAACCGTGGCAATGGCAGCTTCGTGCTCGCCAACGGCCGCGGCGCGTCCGTCGAGCAGGCCTCCTCGCTCGCCCGCGCGCCTTACATCGCGATCGGCGAGATGACGGGAACGGCGGCGAGCGGACGCATCCTGCTCGCCGCGCAGATCACGCAGGACGAGATCGAGCGGCATTTCGCCGAACATATCGAGAGCGCCGACGAGATCTCGTTCGATCGCGGTGCGATGGCGCTGCGGGCGCGGCGCAAGCGCGTGCTGCACGCCATCACGCTCTCCGAGGCGACACTTGCCGTGTCGCCCTCGGAGGACACCGCGCGCGTCTTCGCAGATGGGCTGATCGCAGCCGGCCTCGACCGGCTGCCCTGGTCGAAGGCCGCAAAACAATGGCGCGACCGCGTGATGTTCCTGCGCAAGGCCGAGGGCGACAGCTGGCCCGATCTGTCGGACGACGGGTTGATCGCACGCCGCGACGACTGGCTGGTGCCTGCGCTCTACGACAAGATCGCGCTCAAGGACGTCTCCGCCGGCGATCTCTCCGATGCGCTGATGGCGCTGCTGCCGTGGGAGATGCGCGCGCGGCTCGACCGCGAGGCGCCGACGCATTTCGAGGCGCCGACCGGAAGCGTGCTCGCGATCGATTACGAGGCCGAGCAGGGGCCGACCATCGCGGTGCGGCTCCAGGAATTGTTCGGTCTCAACACCCATCCCTCGATCGCCGCCGGCAAGGTGCCGCTGGTGCTGGAATTGCTGTCGCCGGCCCAGCGCCCGGTGCAGGTGACGCGCGATCTCCCCGGCTTCTGGCGCGGCAGCTACGCGGCCGTCCGCTCCGACCTGCGCGGCCGCTATCCGCGCCATCCCTGGCCGGACGATCCGGCCAATGCGCTGCCAACCCGGCGGGCGAAGCCGCGGGGCACGTGA
- a CDS encoding TIGR02281 family clan AA aspartic protease: MRNIVIFAAVMIGLGTFMAEMADKMSSASATSVPRTTVAVASTAPAGSRSLAISRDGRGHFQAEGRIDGQRIGFMVDTGASVVALNETSAARFGLRPSRSEYTATVSTANGTIKAARTRIAMLDVGGLVVRDVDAMVLPDEALSENLLGLSFLSRLKRFEYANGQMVLEQ, translated from the coding sequence ATGCGTAACATAGTGATCTTCGCGGCCGTGATGATCGGCCTCGGCACCTTCATGGCTGAGATGGCGGACAAGATGAGCTCCGCATCCGCGACCTCGGTGCCGCGCACGACGGTGGCCGTCGCCTCCACCGCGCCGGCCGGCAGCCGCAGCCTGGCCATTTCCCGCGATGGCCGCGGTCATTTCCAGGCCGAGGGCCGGATCGACGGGCAGCGCATCGGCTTCATGGTCGATACCGGCGCGTCCGTCGTTGCGCTGAACGAGACCTCGGCCGCACGGTTTGGCCTGCGTCCCTCGCGCAGCGAGTACACGGCGACCGTCTCCACCGCCAACGGCACCATCAAGGCGGCGCGCACCCGCATCGCCATGCTCGATGTCGGCGGCCTCGTCGTGCGCGACGTCGACGCCATGGTGCTGCCGGACGAAGCGCTGTCGGAGAACCTGCTCGGCCTCTCCTTCCTGTCTCGCCTCAAGCGCTTCGAATACGCCAACGGCCAGATGGTGCTCGAGCAGTAG
- a CDS encoding Lrp/AsnC family transcriptional regulator has product MTDLAVQIPETSRRLDAIDRKILMVLQEDASLSVAEIGDRVGLSSTPCWKRIQRLEADGVIIKRVALVDQNKIGLGISVFVSVESSDHSDAWLKRFAEAVSAMPEVMEFYRMAGDVDYMLRVVVADMQAYDVFYKKLISAVPLKNVTSRFAMEKIKSVTALPIPAVVAA; this is encoded by the coding sequence ATGACCGACCTTGCCGTCCAGATCCCCGAGACCAGCCGCCGCCTCGATGCCATCGACCGCAAGATTCTGATGGTGCTCCAGGAAGATGCCTCCCTCTCCGTCGCCGAGATCGGCGACCGCGTCGGCCTGTCCTCCACCCCCTGCTGGAAGCGCATCCAGCGGCTGGAGGCCGATGGCGTGATCATCAAGCGCGTGGCTCTCGTCGACCAGAACAAGATCGGACTCGGCATCTCCGTGTTCGTCTCGGTCGAAAGCTCCGACCATTCCGACGCCTGGCTGAAGCGGTTCGCCGAAGCTGTCAGCGCCATGCCCGAGGTGATGGAATTCTACCGCATGGCCGGCGACGTCGACTACATGCTGCGCGTCGTGGTCGCGGACATGCAGGCCTATGACGTGTTCTACAAGAAGCTGATCAGCGCCGTGCCGCTGAAGAACGTCACCTCGCGCTTCGCGATGGAGAAGATCAAGTCGGTCACCGCACTGCCGATCCCGGCGGTGGTGGCAGCTTAG
- a CDS encoding acyltransferase family protein has product MARSGTAAGGLSRAPSAARVDWVDYAKGICIVMVVMMHSVLGVELAAGQTGFMHVAVAFAKPFRMPDFFLISGLFLSLVIDRDWRTYLDRKVVHFAYFYVVWVTIQFGFKAPAFAAETSWSHVGLLYLESFIEPFGTLWFIYLLPIFFVVTKLTRNAPPLAIWLVAAALETARITTGWTVIDEFCARFVYFYSGYLFAPYVFALSDRARSRPALALAALATWALVNTGLVAWGASEWGIVSLVLGFAGACAIITIGTLLARAQWLNFLRFCGEHSIVIYLAFFLPMAATRTLLLRTGVIADIGTVSLVVTIVGVLGALAIWQMALRLNARFLFERPDAFWIAPKKPGAVLQAAE; this is encoded by the coding sequence ATGGCACGATCAGGCACAGCTGCGGGCGGACTTTCCAGGGCCCCTTCTGCCGCGCGTGTCGACTGGGTCGACTACGCCAAGGGCATCTGCATCGTCATGGTGGTGATGATGCATTCGGTGCTGGGGGTCGAGCTCGCCGCCGGGCAGACCGGTTTCATGCATGTTGCCGTGGCCTTCGCAAAGCCGTTCCGGATGCCGGATTTCTTCCTGATTTCGGGCCTGTTCTTGTCACTGGTGATCGATCGGGACTGGCGAACCTATCTCGACCGCAAGGTGGTGCATTTCGCCTATTTCTATGTCGTCTGGGTGACAATCCAATTCGGCTTCAAGGCGCCGGCCTTCGCGGCGGAGACGAGCTGGAGCCACGTTGGTCTCTTGTATCTCGAATCCTTCATCGAGCCGTTCGGCACGCTGTGGTTCATCTATCTGCTGCCGATCTTCTTCGTCGTCACAAAACTGACACGCAACGCCCCGCCGCTCGCGATCTGGCTCGTCGCCGCTGCGCTGGAGACCGCACGCATCACGACCGGCTGGACCGTCATCGACGAGTTCTGCGCGCGCTTCGTCTATTTCTACTCGGGCTACCTGTTCGCACCTTACGTGTTCGCGCTGTCGGATCGCGCCCGCAGCCGTCCGGCCCTGGCGCTTGCAGCGCTCGCGACCTGGGCGCTGGTCAATACCGGCCTCGTCGCATGGGGTGCCAGCGAATGGGGAATCGTCTCGCTGGTGCTCGGCTTCGCCGGCGCCTGTGCCATCATCACGATCGGCACGCTGCTCGCGCGCGCACAGTGGCTGAATTTCCTCCGCTTCTGCGGCGAGCATTCGATCGTGATCTATCTCGCCTTCTTCTTGCCTATGGCGGCGACGCGGACGCTGCTGCTGCGCACGGGCGTCATTGCCGACATCGGCACGGTGTCGCTGGTCGTCACAATCGTCGGCGTGCTCGGAGCGTTGGCGATCTGGCAGATGGCGTTGCGTCTCAATGCGCGCTTCCTGTTCGAGCGGCCTGATGCATTCTGGATCGCGCCGAAGAAGCCGGGCGCCGTGTTGCAGGCGGCGGAGTAG
- the polA gene encoding DNA polymerase I — translation MPKTSPKTSAKADTKSAPKAAADTKPAAAKSAAAKSAAATAAAKPVAAKAAGKGDHVFLVDGSGYIFRAYHALPPLNRKSDGLQVNAVLGFCNMLWKLLRDMPEDNRPTHLAIIFDKSEITFRNKIYPDYKAHRPPAPDDLIPQFALIREAVRAFDLPCLEQVGFEADDLIATYVRQACERGASATIVSSDKDLMQLVTDCVTMYDTMKDRRIGIAEVIEKFGVPPEKVVEVQALAGDSTDNVPGVPGIGIKTAAQLIVEYGDLEQLLFRAGEIKQPKRREALLENAEKARISRQLVLLDDKVDLEVPLDDLAVHEPNARKLIAFLKAMEFTTLTRRVADYSQIDPANVDADPGYASGASVFSPLPPSDVVPAPGAGAPAQARPNEPNKSASKEDKAASPKGAPISLAAAREEALRKLPVDRSKYQAIKTLKELDAFIARIHDVGHVAIETRANSIDPMQADLCGIALALAPNEACYVPLAHKQSGGGAGLFDEGLAPDQVKHEDALQALRPVLESSGILKIGFDVKFTAVMLAQHGITLRNTDDALLISYVLDAGRGSHGLESLAERWFGHAMLKEGELLGSGKGKITFDQVPIEKAAPLSAEGTDMALRVWRVLKPRLVAEHMTAVYETLERPLVAVLARMERRGISIDRQVLSRLSGDFAQTAARVEAEIQQIAGEPVNVGSPKQIGDILFGKMGLPGGSKTKTGAWSTTAQVLDDLAEQGHDFPKKILEWRQVSKLKSTYTDALPTYVNPQTHRVHTTYALAATTTGRLSSNEPNLQNIPVRTEDGRKIRRAFIATPGHRLVSADYSQIELRLLAEIADIPVLKQAFRDGLDIHAMTASEMFGVPIEGMPSEIRRRAKAINFGIIYGISAFGLANQLGIAREEASAYIKKYFERFPGIRAYMDETRDFCRSHGYVTTLFGRKCHYPDIKASNASVRAFNERAAINARLQGTAADIIRRAMTRVEDALAEKKLSAQMLLQVHDELIFEVPDAEVEATLPVVQHVMQDAPFPAVLLSVPLHVDARAANNWDEAH, via the coding sequence ATGCCCAAGACATCCCCGAAGACCTCCGCCAAAGCTGACACCAAGTCCGCGCCAAAGGCTGCCGCCGACACCAAGCCCGCTGCTGCCAAGTCCGCTGCTGCCAAGTCCGCTGCTGCGACAGCTGCTGCCAAACCGGTCGCGGCGAAGGCGGCCGGCAAGGGCGACCACGTCTTCCTGGTAGACGGTTCCGGCTACATCTTCCGCGCCTATCACGCGCTGCCGCCACTGAACCGCAAGTCCGACGGTCTTCAGGTCAACGCCGTGCTCGGCTTCTGCAACATGCTGTGGAAGCTCTTGCGTGACATGCCCGAGGACAACCGGCCGACGCATCTGGCGATCATCTTCGACAAGTCGGAGATCACCTTCCGCAACAAGATCTATCCCGACTACAAGGCGCACCGGCCGCCGGCGCCTGACGATCTCATTCCGCAGTTCGCGCTGATCCGCGAGGCCGTGCGCGCCTTCGACCTGCCCTGCCTGGAACAAGTCGGCTTCGAAGCCGACGATCTGATCGCGACCTATGTGCGGCAGGCCTGCGAGCGCGGCGCAAGCGCGACCATCGTGTCCTCCGACAAGGATCTGATGCAGCTCGTGACCGATTGCGTCACGATGTACGACACCATGAAGGATCGCCGCATCGGCATTGCCGAGGTGATCGAGAAGTTCGGCGTGCCGCCGGAGAAGGTGGTCGAGGTGCAGGCGCTGGCCGGCGATTCCACCGATAACGTGCCCGGCGTGCCCGGGATCGGCATCAAGACCGCGGCACAGCTGATCGTCGAATATGGCGATCTCGAGCAATTGCTGTTCCGCGCCGGCGAAATCAAGCAGCCGAAGCGGCGCGAGGCGCTGCTGGAGAATGCGGAAAAGGCGCGGATCTCGCGGCAGCTTGTGCTGCTCGACGACAAGGTCGACCTCGAGGTCCCGCTGGACGACCTCGCCGTCCACGAGCCCAACGCGCGCAAGCTGATCGCCTTCCTGAAGGCAATGGAGTTCACGACGCTGACGCGGCGCGTCGCCGATTATTCGCAAATCGATCCCGCCAACGTCGATGCCGACCCCGGCTATGCCAGCGGCGCCAGCGTGTTCTCGCCGCTGCCGCCGTCGGACGTGGTGCCCGCGCCGGGCGCCGGCGCGCCGGCGCAAGCTCGGCCGAACGAGCCCAACAAGTCCGCAAGCAAGGAAGACAAGGCGGCGAGCCCGAAGGGCGCGCCGATCTCGCTGGCCGCAGCGCGCGAAGAGGCGCTGCGCAAGCTTCCGGTCGATCGCAGCAAATACCAGGCGATCAAGACGCTCAAAGAGCTCGACGCCTTCATCGCGCGCATCCATGACGTCGGCCATGTCGCGATCGAGACAAGAGCGAACTCGATCGATCCGATGCAGGCCGACCTTTGCGGCATCGCACTGGCGCTGGCGCCGAACGAGGCCTGCTATGTGCCGCTGGCGCACAAGCAGTCCGGCGGCGGTGCCGGCCTGTTCGACGAGGGCCTTGCCCCCGACCAGGTCAAGCACGAAGACGCGCTTCAGGCGCTTCGGCCGGTGCTGGAATCATCAGGCATCCTCAAGATCGGCTTCGACGTCAAATTCACCGCCGTGATGCTGGCGCAGCACGGCATCACCTTGCGCAACACCGACGATGCGCTGCTGATCTCCTACGTGCTCGACGCCGGTCGGGGCTCGCATGGGCTCGAATCGCTCGCCGAGCGCTGGTTCGGCCACGCCATGCTGAAGGAAGGCGAGCTGCTCGGCAGCGGCAAGGGCAAGATCACCTTCGACCAGGTGCCGATCGAGAAGGCCGCGCCGTTGTCGGCGGAAGGCACCGACATGGCCCTGCGCGTGTGGCGCGTGCTGAAGCCTCGCCTCGTCGCCGAGCACATGACCGCGGTGTACGAGACGCTGGAGCGGCCGCTGGTCGCGGTGCTCGCGCGGATGGAACGACGCGGCATCTCGATCGACCGTCAGGTGCTGTCGCGGCTCTCCGGCGACTTTGCCCAGACCGCGGCGCGCGTCGAGGCCGAGATCCAGCAGATCGCGGGCGAGCCCGTCAATGTCGGCAGCCCCAAGCAGATCGGCGACATCCTGTTCGGCAAGATGGGACTGCCAGGGGGCTCCAAGACCAAAACCGGCGCATGGTCGACCACCGCCCAGGTGCTCGATGATCTCGCCGAGCAAGGCCACGACTTCCCGAAGAAAATCCTGGAGTGGCGGCAAGTCTCGAAACTGAAATCGACCTACACCGACGCCTTGCCGACCTACGTCAATCCGCAGACGCATCGCGTCCACACCACCTACGCGCTGGCCGCAACCACCACCGGCCGGCTGTCGTCGAACGAGCCGAATTTGCAGAACATCCCGGTGCGCACCGAGGATGGCCGCAAGATCCGGCGCGCCTTCATCGCCACGCCCGGGCACAGGCTGGTGTCAGCCGACTATTCTCAGATCGAGCTGCGTCTGCTCGCGGAGATCGCCGACATTCCGGTGTTGAAGCAGGCGTTCCGCGACGGGCTCGACATTCACGCCATGACGGCATCGGAAATGTTTGGCGTGCCGATCGAGGGCATGCCGAGCGAAATCCGCCGCCGCGCGAAGGCGATCAATTTCGGCATCATCTATGGCATCTCCGCGTTCGGCCTCGCCAACCAGCTCGGCATCGCGCGTGAGGAAGCCTCCGCCTACATCAAGAAGTATTTCGAGCGCTTCCCCGGCATCCGCGCCTACATGGACGAGACGCGCGACTTCTGCCGCAGCCACGGCTACGTCACCACGCTGTTCGGCCGCAAATGCCACTATCCCGATATCAAGGCGTCCAACGCCTCGGTGCGCGCCTTCAACGAGCGCGCCGCGATCAATGCCCGGCTCCAGGGCACCGCCGCCGACATCATCCGTCGCGCCATGACCCGCGTCGAGGATGCGCTCGCTGAAAAGAAGCTGTCGGCGCAGATGCTGCTCCAGGTGCACGACGAGCTGATCTTCGAGGTGCCCGACGCCGAGGTCGAGGCAACGCTCCCCGTCGTGCAGCACGTGATGCAGGACGCGCCGTTCCCGGCCGTGCTGCTGTCAGTGCCGCTGCATGTGGACGCGCGTGCGGCGAACAATTGGGACGAGGCGCACTGA
- a CDS encoding phosphomannomutase/phosphoglucomutase, translating into MFPKPKSVLLPNTYAFESEPMVKPTGFREYDARWLFQKEINLMGVQALGMGLGALIAELGVKQEIVTGHDFRGYSASIKYALISGLMAAGCKVHDIGLAVTPMAYFAQFDLDVPCVAMVTASHNDNGWTGVKMGANRPLTFGPDEMTRLKEIVLNAEFKNKVGGSYQFHENYPARYISDLTSRPKLTRKLKVVAACGNGTAGAFAPQVLEAIGCEVIPLDTELDHTFPKYNPNPEDMEMLHAIRDAVLHHKADVGLGFDGDGDRCGVVDNTGEEIFADKVGVMLARDMSAIHKDAHFVVDVKSTGLFVTDPVLQKQGAKTAYWKTGHSYMKRRTNETGALAGFEKSGHFFFNKPYGRGYDDGLVSAIAICDMLDRAPGKSMADLKNALPKTWSSPTMSPHCADETKYGVIDAVVKHFEGLQAKGAKIGDQAIRDLVTVNGVRVTVEDGSWGLVRASSNKPELVVVVESPVSEQRMHDMFEMVNSVLRTHPEVGEYNQTI; encoded by the coding sequence ATGTTCCCGAAGCCGAAATCCGTATTGTTGCCCAACACCTATGCCTTCGAATCCGAGCCGATGGTGAAGCCGACGGGCTTTCGCGAATACGACGCGCGCTGGTTGTTCCAGAAGGAAATCAACCTGATGGGTGTGCAGGCGCTCGGCATGGGGCTGGGCGCGCTGATCGCCGAGCTCGGCGTCAAGCAAGAAATCGTCACCGGCCACGATTTCCGCGGCTATTCCGCCTCGATCAAATACGCGCTGATCTCCGGCCTGATGGCGGCGGGATGCAAGGTGCACGACATCGGGCTCGCGGTGACGCCGATGGCCTATTTCGCGCAGTTCGATCTCGACGTGCCCTGCGTCGCCATGGTCACGGCCTCGCACAACGACAATGGCTGGACCGGCGTGAAGATGGGCGCCAACCGCCCGCTGACCTTCGGCCCCGATGAGATGACGCGGCTGAAAGAGATCGTTCTGAACGCGGAGTTCAAGAACAAGGTCGGCGGCTCCTATCAATTCCACGAGAATTATCCGGCGCGCTACATCTCCGACCTCACCTCTCGTCCGAAGCTGACGCGCAAGCTCAAGGTGGTCGCCGCCTGCGGCAACGGCACCGCCGGCGCGTTCGCGCCGCAGGTGCTGGAGGCGATCGGCTGTGAGGTGATTCCGCTCGACACCGAGCTCGACCACACCTTCCCGAAATACAATCCGAACCCCGAGGACATGGAGATGCTGCACGCGATCCGCGATGCGGTGCTGCATCACAAGGCCGACGTCGGCCTCGGTTTCGACGGCGACGGCGATCGCTGCGGCGTCGTCGACAACACCGGCGAGGAGATCTTTGCCGACAAGGTCGGCGTGATGCTGGCGCGCGACATGTCGGCGATCCACAAGGATGCGCATTTCGTCGTCGACGTGAAGTCGACCGGCCTGTTCGTCACCGATCCCGTGCTGCAAAAGCAGGGCGCCAAGACCGCCTATTGGAAGACCGGACATTCCTACATGAAGCGCCGCACCAACGAGACGGGCGCGCTGGCGGGCTTCGAGAAGTCCGGCCACTTCTTCTTCAACAAGCCCTATGGCCGCGGCTATGACGACGGCCTGGTCTCGGCGATCGCGATCTGCGACATGCTCGACCGCGCTCCGGGCAAGTCGATGGCCGACCTGAAGAACGCGCTGCCAAAGACCTGGTCGTCGCCGACCATGTCGCCGCACTGCGCCGACGAAACCAAATACGGCGTCATCGACGCCGTGGTGAAGCACTTCGAAGGCTTGCAGGCGAAGGGCGCGAAGATTGGCGACCAGGCGATCCGTGATCTCGTCACCGTCAACGGCGTACGCGTCACGGTCGAGGACGGCAGCTGGGGCCTGGTCCGCGCCTCCTCCAACAAGCCCGAGCTCGTCGTCGTGGTCGAGAGCCCGGTCTCCGAACAGCGCATGCACGACATGTTCGAGATGGTGAACAGCGTGCTGCGCACGCATCCGGAAGTCGGCGAGTATAACCAGACGATTTGA
- a CDS encoding UDP-glucose/GDP-mannose dehydrogenase family protein translates to MRIAMIGTGYVGLVSGACFADFGHDVTCVDKDEKKIAALHRGEIPIYEPGLEDLVATNVKAKRLDFTTDLSGPVADADAVFIAVGTPSRRGDGHADLTYVYAAAREIAQSLSGFTVVVTKSTVPVGTGDEVERIIRETNPKADVVVASNPEFLREGAAIRDFKFPDRVVVGTSDERGRKVMGDIYRPLSLNQAPLMFTERRTAEMIKYAANAFLATKITFINEIADLSEKVGANVQEVARGIGLDNRIGTKFLHAGPGFGGSCFPKDTKALIKIAQDYDVSLRIVESVLAVNENRKRAMARKVSQALGGSLRGKTIAVLGLTFKPDTDDMRDAPSIPLVTGLIDMGAKVKAFDPVGMEQAKSELPTITYCEDAYACAQDADALVIVTEWVQFRALDLGRLKAAMAKPVVVDLRNIYRPEDMEAAGFVYESVGRPPVQG, encoded by the coding sequence ATGCGAATTGCGATGATCGGCACGGGCTATGTCGGGCTGGTGTCCGGGGCCTGCTTTGCGGATTTCGGTCACGACGTCACCTGCGTCGACAAGGACGAGAAGAAGATCGCGGCGCTCCATCGCGGCGAGATCCCGATCTACGAGCCCGGGCTCGAGGACCTCGTTGCGACCAATGTGAAGGCCAAGCGGCTCGACTTCACCACCGACCTGTCCGGGCCGGTTGCCGATGCCGATGCCGTGTTCATCGCGGTCGGCACGCCGTCGCGTCGCGGCGATGGCCACGCCGATCTCACCTATGTCTATGCCGCCGCGCGCGAGATCGCGCAGTCGTTGTCCGGCTTCACCGTCGTCGTGACGAAGTCGACCGTGCCGGTGGGCACCGGCGACGAGGTCGAGCGCATCATCCGCGAGACCAATCCCAAGGCCGATGTCGTCGTCGCGTCCAACCCCGAGTTCCTGCGCGAGGGCGCCGCGATCCGCGACTTCAAATTCCCCGACCGCGTCGTGGTCGGCACCTCCGACGAGCGTGGCCGCAAGGTGATGGGCGACATCTATCGCCCGCTGTCGCTGAACCAGGCACCCCTGATGTTCACGGAGCGTCGCACCGCCGAAATGATCAAATACGCCGCGAACGCGTTCCTGGCGACCAAGATCACCTTCATCAACGAGATCGCGGACCTCTCCGAAAAGGTCGGCGCCAATGTCCAGGAGGTCGCGCGCGGCATCGGCCTCGACAACCGCATCGGCACCAAATTCCTGCATGCGGGTCCGGGCTTCGGCGGCTCGTGCTTTCCGAAGGACACCAAGGCGCTGATCAAGATCGCGCAGGACTACGACGTGTCTCTGCGCATCGTCGAATCCGTGCTGGCAGTCAACGAGAACCGCAAGCGCGCGATGGCGCGGAAAGTGAGCCAGGCGCTCGGCGGCTCGCTGCGCGGCAAGACCATTGCCGTGCTCGGCCTCACCTTCAAGCCCGACACCGACGACATGCGCGATGCGCCGTCGATCCCGCTGGTGACGGGGCTGATCGACATGGGTGCAAAGGTCAAGGCGTTCGATCCCGTCGGTATGGAGCAGGCCAAGAGCGAGCTGCCGACCATTACCTATTGCGAGGATGCCTATGCCTGCGCACAAGATGCCGATGCACTGGTCATCGTCACCGAATGGGTACAGTTCCGCGCGCTCGATCTCGGCCGGCTGAAGGCGGCCATGGCAAAGCCCGTCGTCGTGGATCTCCGCAACATCTACCGCCCGGAGGACATGGAAGCCGCCGGCTTCGTCTATGAGAGCGTCGGTCGGCCGCCGGTGCAGGGCTGA